One Oharaeibacter diazotrophicus DNA window includes the following coding sequences:
- a CDS encoding FadR/GntR family transcriptional regulator, with protein sequence MSEPAALLAPLPSMDRARAVMNALADYIDRSGLKPGDRLPAERELMGALAVGRSTVREVIRQLQALGIVESRKGSGTYLLRTVSAATVHMPLSFDATHLRDVLLQTLDVRRGLEAEASALAALRRTDADLAVIGARLDEMERVHQEKGTAGREDLAFHLAIYDATHNSLFPQLLEQMREAFESFWAKPFDRPDFARRSFPFHRELFDAIAARDPDAAREKTLAILAVVEEDIRDMSQ encoded by the coding sequence ATGTCCGAACCCGCCGCCCTCCTGGCCCCGCTGCCGTCGATGGACCGCGCCCGCGCCGTGATGAACGCGCTGGCGGACTACATCGACCGCTCCGGCCTGAAGCCCGGCGACCGCCTGCCCGCCGAGCGCGAGCTGATGGGCGCGCTGGCGGTCGGGCGCTCGACGGTGCGCGAGGTGATCCGGCAGTTGCAGGCGCTCGGCATCGTCGAATCGCGCAAGGGCAGCGGCACCTACCTGCTGAGGACCGTGTCGGCGGCGACGGTGCACATGCCGCTGTCCTTCGACGCCACGCACCTGCGCGACGTCCTCTTGCAGACGCTCGACGTCCGCCGCGGCCTCGAAGCCGAGGCGAGCGCCCTCGCCGCCCTGCGCCGCACCGACGCCGACCTCGCGGTCATCGGGGCGCGGCTCGACGAGATGGAGCGGGTCCACCAGGAGAAGGGCACCGCCGGCCGCGAGGATCTCGCCTTCCACCTCGCGATCTACGACGCCACCCACAATTCGCTGTTCCCGCAGCTGCTCGAGCAGATGCGGGAGGCCTTCGAGAGCTTCTGGGCCAAGCCGTTCGACCGGCCGGACTTCGCCCGCCGCTCCTTCCCCTTCCACCGCGAACTCTTCGACGCCATCGCCGCGCGCGACCCCGACGCGGCCCGCGAGAAGACGCTGGCCATTCTGGCCGTCGTCGAGGAGGACATCAGGGACATGTCGCAATGA